In the Sphingomonas sp. LM7 genome, one interval contains:
- a CDS encoding serine/threonine-protein kinase: protein MDRLGRYRIEARIGEGAMADVFRAHDPDIGRVVAIKALKPDYRRDPELGARFLREARAAGALNHPNIATIYDVGEADGVPYIAMELVEGRPLDMVLQAQGRMPFERVLALGAQLSDALAYAHAQGIVHRDVKPSNILLSSDGKTAKLLDFGVARIGESDGGIADRQMARTQAGQMIGTPRYMSPEQALGLPVDPRSDLFSLGAVLYEMVTGKTAFDATGLATLALQIAQEKVTPIERSAADCPPGLRQIIDKLLAKKPDQRFADGTHLLQALQRETVALTAEDGVTRRGLSIRVKLPLALVSITLVALLLSISAILTRQQRALEHMAVTSGETIATFVTKNAAVLLADNAGLSPEEQDWAPLQAFVTAASQDGGVRGIVVIDAGGTIRAASDGRRVGQSYARPAGEEQLSDAVTNAADGKDGALRFVRPIRYAGADFGSVDILLPRTSLDAAMANARTLLIVLASIIMLVVLVIGYMSGAMVVRPLRRLQQSFDQAREQGFALRISHRRRDEIGALFDGFNRLAADTEPKLHGTAFADEPALDATCIQLAPKRAA from the coding sequence ATGGACAGGCTGGGCCGTTACAGAATCGAAGCGCGGATCGGCGAAGGCGCGATGGCCGATGTGTTTCGTGCGCACGATCCGGATATCGGGCGCGTCGTCGCGATCAAGGCGCTAAAGCCCGACTATCGCCGCGACCCCGAGCTGGGCGCGCGATTCCTGCGCGAAGCGCGGGCTGCCGGTGCGCTTAATCATCCCAATATCGCGACGATTTATGATGTCGGCGAGGCCGATGGCGTTCCCTATATCGCGATGGAGCTGGTCGAGGGGCGGCCGCTCGACATGGTGCTCCAGGCCCAGGGCCGCATGCCGTTCGAACGCGTGCTCGCGCTCGGCGCGCAGCTGAGCGACGCGCTGGCCTATGCGCATGCCCAGGGCATCGTCCACCGCGACGTCAAGCCTTCCAACATCCTGCTGTCGTCCGACGGCAAGACCGCCAAGCTGCTCGATTTCGGCGTGGCGCGCATCGGCGAGAGTGACGGTGGTATCGCCGATCGCCAGATGGCGCGCACCCAAGCGGGCCAGATGATCGGCACGCCGCGCTATATGAGCCCGGAACAGGCGCTGGGCCTGCCGGTCGATCCGCGCTCCGACCTGTTTTCGCTTGGCGCAGTCCTCTACGAGATGGTCACCGGCAAAACGGCGTTCGACGCCACCGGCCTTGCCACGCTCGCGCTGCAGATCGCGCAGGAAAAGGTTACGCCGATCGAGCGTTCGGCAGCCGATTGCCCGCCGGGACTGCGCCAGATCATCGACAAGCTGCTCGCCAAGAAGCCCGACCAGCGCTTCGCCGACGGCACGCACCTGCTCCAGGCGCTGCAGCGGGAAACCGTGGCGCTGACCGCGGAGGACGGGGTGACTCGCCGCGGGCTTTCGATTCGCGTCAAGCTGCCCCTGGCGCTGGTGAGCATCACGCTTGTCGCGCTGCTGCTCAGCATCTCGGCGATCCTGACCCGCCAGCAGCGCGCGCTCGAACATATGGCCGTCACTTCGGGCGAGACGATCGCAACCTTCGTGACCAAGAATGCAGCGGTCCTGCTCGCCGACAATGCCGGGCTTTCGCCTGAGGAACAGGACTGGGCGCCGCTCCAGGCGTTTGTCACGGCTGCCAGCCAGGATGGCGGCGTGCGCGGGATCGTCGTTATCGACGCCGGCGGCACAATCCGGGCAGCGAGCGACGGCCGCCGCGTCGGACAGAGCTATGCGCGACCCGCCGGCGAGGAACAGTTGAGCGACGCCGTGACCAACGCCGCGGATGGGAAGGACGGCGCGCTGCGCTTCGTCCGGCCGATCCGCTATGCCGGCGCTGATTTCGGCTCGGTCGATATCCTGTTGCCGCGTACTTCGCTGGATGCGGCGATGGCAAATGCGCGAACGCTGCTGATCGTGCTCGCCTCGATCATCATGCTCGTGGTGCTGGTGATCGGCTATATGAGCGGCGCGATGGTGGTGCGGCCGCTGCGCCGGCTCCAGCAGAGCTTCGACCAGGCACGCGAACAGGGATTTGCGCTGCGCATCTCGCATCGCCGCCGCGACGAGATCGGCGCGTTGTTCGACGGGTTCAATCGCCTGGCGGCGGACACCGAGCCGAAGCTTCACGGCACCGCTTTTGCAGACGAGCCTGCGCTAGACGCCACGTGCATCCAGCTCGCACCTAAGCGGGCCGCATAG
- a CDS encoding LysM domain-containing protein gives MNHRSFLRLAVLASATALAACSKGAPPQPAAVQAPLPGSEVDAVQALLMQGDRKSAEKRLKPLLKREPMNPKLLLLRDSISGDPKEQLGPVNYPYTVRAGETIEELAERLLGNRLKAYQLARYNDLVNPSALAAGQVLRIPGTPPRPKPQPAERPPVRPAPSTARPKPAAPTPAPVPAKPAANPAAAQRARSAGLAALNRGAVSQAVGLLQRAHALDPGNAVILRDLQRAQRIAATVRARQ, from the coding sequence ATGAATCACCGATCGTTCCTGCGCCTTGCCGTCCTCGCCAGCGCGACTGCGCTTGCCGCCTGTTCGAAGGGGGCGCCGCCGCAGCCCGCCGCAGTCCAGGCGCCGCTGCCCGGGAGCGAAGTCGATGCGGTCCAGGCGTTGCTGATGCAGGGCGATCGCAAGAGCGCCGAAAAGCGGCTCAAGCCCTTGCTCAAGCGCGAGCCGATGAACCCCAAGCTGCTACTGCTCCGCGATTCGATCTCCGGCGACCCCAAGGAGCAGCTGGGGCCGGTCAACTACCCCTATACGGTCCGAGCGGGCGAGACGATCGAGGAGCTTGCAGAACGGCTGCTCGGCAATCGCCTCAAGGCGTATCAGCTCGCGCGCTACAACGACCTCGTCAATCCTTCGGCGCTAGCGGCAGGCCAGGTCCTGCGGATTCCGGGCACGCCGCCGCGGCCCAAGCCCCAGCCGGCAGAGCGTCCCCCGGTGCGGCCGGCGCCGAGCACTGCGCGTCCCAAACCGGCGGCGCCGACGCCGGCACCTGTGCCCGCCAAGCCGGCAGCCAATCCGGCTGCAGCGCAGCGCGCGCGTTCGGCGGGTCTGGCGGCGCTCAATCGCGGCGCGGTGTCGCAGGCAGTGGGGCTGCTTCAGCGCGCGCATGCGCTCGATCCGGGCAACGCAGTGATCCTGCGCGATCTCCAGCGGGCACAGCGGATCGCAGCGACCGTACGCGCCCGGCAATAG